The Prochlorococcus sp. MIT 0801 genomic sequence GGTTTCAGCCGTTCCTTGGCCATCTTGAAGTATGAAAGAGGCCTAAATTTCTTTGTTTAGGTTACTAACTAATTTGCCAAAAACCAGCTTTTTGTTAAACATTAACTCATTGAGTTTTTTCTCTAGCTTCTCTAACTACTTTTTTCATTTCTTTCGTTTTAAAAAAAAGTTTTGCTGACTGTTGTAACTTTCTTCCCCACAATTGTTCAGATTGATATTCAATATCAGCATATTGTGGATTATCTATTAAAGCATTTTTTGCTATGTTTAATGATTCAATTGACTTTCCTTTCGTTGAATAGATTGAAATTGCTAATGCAAGTCTAGGCTCAGCATTATTACTTAATTTTGCTGCTAATTTAAATTTTGAGATAGCTTCTTTTTTTTTATTAATTTCATAAAGAATGAGACCTTTATTATTAATTACTTGCCAAAAATTAGGATTTAATTTAATTACTTTATTGTAAGTATCTAATGCTTTAGTATATTCTTTTAGCATAAAATATGCATTTCCAAGTTGGAAGTAGCCTGTTTCATTTTTATTATCTAAAAATAATCCTTGTTTAAGCATTAAAATAGCATTCTTAAGATGTTTTGAATTCATATATATAGAACCTTTAGTAAAATATATTGAGGCATTTTTAGGATTTATTACTAAAGCTTTATCCAATGATAATAATGCTCTATCACTATCTTTTGATTTCAACTGTGCTTCTGCAAGAGCCATCCAAAGAGTTTCTTCTTTAGGATTTAGTTGTAATGCAAGTTTTAAAATTTTAATTGCTTCTTTATATTGACCAAATTGAATCAGTTGAATAGCTGTTTTTCCGATTTGTATTGAAGTAGATTCAAATTCTTGTTGGTTTGGTTCGTTAATCTTTGGAAAAAATGCAATTGACGAATTAGGTATAAAAAAACTTTCAATTAGACTTAGACTAAGTAAATATTGAAAAATTTTTGAAGTTTTCATCATAATCATTTTTATGTATTCTTTGATATTGAATCTATATTCCTACGCCACATCCATGGCTTAATTCGTTTTAGTGCTGAATTTTTTAAACTTTCTTTCCATCTTGAATCATCCCATGACAATAGATCTTGTTTACTTGTATTTAATATCCATTCAGATGGCTGAAGATCCGGTTCTGCTGTGCTCGGAATATTGTTTTGGTTCCATGGACATACATCTTGGCAAATATCACAACCAGCAATCCAATTGCCCATTTTATTAATAATGTTTTTTGGTAATTCTTGATCTCTGTTTTCTAAGGTGTGATATGCCAAACATTTGTTTGAGTTTATAATAAATGGTTCTTCTATTGCTTTAGT encodes the following:
- a CDS encoding tetratricopeptide repeat protein gives rise to the protein MKTSKIFQYLLSLSLIESFFIPNSSIAFFPKINEPNQQEFESTSIQIGKTAIQLIQFGQYKEAIKILKLALQLNPKEETLWMALAEAQLKSKDSDRALLSLDKALVINPKNASIYFTKGSIYMNSKHLKNAILMLKQGLFLDNKNETGYFQLGNAYFMLKEYTKALDTYNKVIKLNPNFWQVINNKGLILYEINKKKEAISKFKLAAKLSNNAEPRLALAISIYSTKGKSIESLNIAKNALIDNPQYADIEYQSEQLWGRKLQQSAKLFFKTKEMKKVVREAREKTQ